The DNA region GAACTACTTTATGCAAATGAGATGGTTAAATTCATGGCAATATGAATTATAAGGGTTCTCATTTAATGGAAACGAAACTTAAAAGAAATTCCATATTTTATCCCCATTGTGGTTTACGGAAGCTAATATCCTGTTCAGAGGTTTAAGAGTTTGAATAGCTCACACAATCCTGTAAAAATTACAACTGGCTGCCCTTTAATAAATAAAGTCATTGTAAAGAATTACATTTACAGAGTGAAAAGTGAATACATAGCATTTCAAATTCGATTTTGGAAGTACTAATAAGTACTGACCCATAACAATATACACTAGCTACCTTTTTAACTGTCCATCATTAGCACCAATAAAGATTCAACAAAATTACCTTTATTCTCACATCTCAAAACAATTCTGCAAATTCTTAGTGAAGTATAGTCACAGACCTTAAATATTcacattgttttctatgtcatACTGAAAATAAGTTCACTACTTTTCTGGATATTCTTTACAAAATCTTATTAAAATTCCTGGTATTATCACCCCAATTATACAGTAGCACAATCACCCTACGTCGTTTCACATGATAGCTCCTTAGAGGTTTCACATCTAAATTACCAAGAACAAAACCCTTCCCTCCCTCATCTTGCACTCATCTTAATTCTATACTAGTCCTTGGATTATGTACCACTGTAAAAGTATAACTGTATCAAAATTACCATGTTTATGGATACAATaatatgtcatacagagtaaCAAAGTTACATGTAATGACAAAGATTACTAAAGTTATGCCAGACAAGAACAAAGTTAGGACATGCTAGCTAGGCAAAGTCCCTAGAAAGAGGATCCTAGTATCCTAAGTTCAAATAACATTGACAAAATAATGAacaattatcttaaaaaaaaaaattataaagctacTGGCAAATCAGGTAATTGCTAAATAAGAGTAGAGCACGAGATTAAACTCTCTAATATTTACAACTGCAACATACTTGAGTAAAATTACAATTGTGCACATATCAGTGGCTTTGtaacaaaaataattcatatacATAGAGGAAAAATTAAGACAGTTTTCAATTCAACAGAAGTTGAATTCAACCTATCTCAAAGATACTCAACAGCCCAAAGATTTACCACAGAATTGAAGATTAGCTGATAAACCAGAGCCATGTTACCGGCATTTAAGACAAATTTTAAACAAGTTAAAGTCTATTGTTTGTTCCGAAGTCAGAAGACTGTGCAAACTTGACTTCAACAGGAATATACTGAGATGTGCAAACAAATGTAAAACCTCCACTAGCTGTTTACCTGGaggcttaccttttttttttctcagtgagcTTCCTGTTAACAACCATAAGCTATAAATACAGGTACAATGCACAGTCAgtgatctttttgttttatttattgttagaatataaaagaactgaaagagcaataagtttaatttcatttttataaggaAGACTGcatttacctgaaaaagaaatatggCATCACACACAAACACGCTTCAGGGGAGGAGTATGTTTAAGAACATGGTGTCCTTCTGAACGCTAAAGGAAAAGCGATTCCTGTTTACTGTTAAAATACGTAGTGTTAAAGTTCTCTATTTAAGAAAAAGACTTACTAATTCTTCACTAATGTAAGTTTCTGTGAATTTAGTTTTCAAATCACAGTAATCTACATAACCATTATTAACAGCTCTGTGTTTATAGTACTGCAACAAGCCAACAAACACTTAAATGCACTTCACATCAAGAGtatgtaaactttattttttcctcttcaagCCTTCAGAAAATTAGGGGCTATTTCAGCAGCCAATCTGGTCAGAACCTCTGAAGGCAGAATCAGTGCCTCACAGTGTAAATGACCATCTGTGGCACTGCATACCCATCTGGTAGTGAAGTGTCCCCCTTCAGTGGCTTCCAGTAAGGCCTAGAGTTTAAGGTTAACATGAAAAAGTGCCACCTTTGTTTTAGATTAGTGATGGACTCTgacaagataaaataaagttattctgTATATTGTTATACTTACAAGCAGCTCCAATCCTGAGTATTTATGGTAATAtctaaacatacaaaaatgtatGTACATTTTTCTCCACTTTCTTGTAAACAGTTGTCAGTATACTGTTTTATCCCTTTATCATTGAAACATGCAAATCATACATACGAgtataaatacacaaaagaaaacaatttacacTCATTCAAAAgccaagcaacaacaaaaaatagctACAGTATTCAAATTATAAATAAACGAATGCTTGAGGCATCTTATATTCCTAGAAGCAGCCAGCCATTCACCCTAATGTTCTTAGCTGCAATTGTAGAAATACTGAGTTTTGCACCTTCCATGCTTTTACAGTATTTATAACACTATCATATGTGGAGATAAAGACTTgtttactataatctcttcttttCAGAATGAAGAATAAAGCAGCACTTACAAATATTGAAGCAGTGGCAGTAACAGCAGGTGTTACCACTGCTAGATCAGGAGGAAGTTTTCCAttctaacaatttttaaattaaaaaagtaaaggaaaaattgACCTAAACAAATGATTACATGTTCATTCCTTGGGCACTTAACAGCGAGTCCAGCATGTCGAATGTGTCTTTGTAGTCCATATGCTGGCTGTTTGTACTGTACTCGTGATTGACATCAGGACCGTTGGTCTCCACTGGCTTCTTGTCCAGTTTCACGAGGGTGCTGAGATGTCCGTAGCCCACCTGGTATGTgacagggggaggagggggtaaGGGATGGTTAAAAACAGAGTTGTGAGAGGATACATACTGCTTAACAGAGGAGGAAGAACTAGATGAACTACCTGAACTTTTGGAACTTTTGCTCATTTTGGAGTGATGGTTGTGAGATGCATCATTGATATGCAGCTTCTTCCTTGAAGAGCTGGAACTAGAGGAAATGCCATCACTGCTCAGGCCAACAGGACTCCTCAGAACAGCGGGTGGTATCCCATCAGCACTGTGCTTGCTGCCACCACTGCTGCTGCCACTGTATGAGTGGGAATACTTGTGACTGCTGGGGTGGTGGCGGTTGGAAGGATGCTCCTTGTGCTTCTCCTTATGGTCCCTGCTAATATGCGGGCTGGAATGCTTGCTCTTCCCACTGCCTTCATCAGAAGAGCTGTGTCTTTCTGAGGAAGAaacttttatcttcattttcagtTCTTCTTTACTGACACTTTTATCAGTGGGTGGTATTGGAATCCGTAATTTCAGTGATCCACTCTTTTCCTTCTTATCTGCCatatatttttcaggtttttcaGCATTTGTAAtgggaattttcattttaatgggaGAGGTTACAGAACTGCTGCTGGCTGCCTGGGACTGTACATGTTTGTGTTGCTGTTCTACCTGGGCAGCTATATAATGATCCCTTGCATCCAGATCAAGGGTTTCTAGCTTAcgtttttctctgtatttatctAAAGACATTTTCTGAGGAATTACTCCAGGAGTAGCAGAACTTGGCCCATGGTGTTTACTGCTTCCTGCTTTATGAGTATAATCTTGCTTAATATTAGAATGGTCAGAAATTTTGTCAGGTCTGTGATGTAGTCCTGAATGCAGTGATACAGAAGGTCCCTGCTGGAAGTTGATGCTGTACTGGctaccagacaaagatgtctccTGTTTCTGTGAATATATCTGTTCTGTCCTTGCCGACTCTTGATGTTGAGGCCATTCTTGGTGTGATGACAAACCATATGAGGTACTTGGCATTCCTGTTGCTAGCACTGACAAATTATCAGATGCATGGCTGTCTTGAACagaaatatttcctgaatttAGAGGTACTGGTGCAGGGAATGTTGATGTAGATGGTTTCTGAAAACTTGGGTTGGTAGGCACACCAGTAACACTATCTACTAAAATGGAATTCTGGACCAAAGATGAACCAAGAAGTGGTGTTTCTGATACTTGTCCATCTACTTTTGGTTTCTTAGCCGCCTGATTAGCctatttaaataaaacacagaagaagCAATGACAGCAAAGGAATTTAATACAAATTTCTTTGCTTATAAAAATTCTATATTaaatacatggaaataaaatcaCCTGGGGTTTCACTTTATGTTACCAGTAAATAAATATCTTATTTAGAGGCATAAAAAGGATATAAATAGTTGAAAGCACTGGTTTTAAATTAGATGCAGACTAAATCCTAGCCCAGCATTTGAGAAAGGAATTTAACTCGTCTAAGCTTTAATTTTCCTGTTTGTAAAGTGAGGAGACTATTTCCACGGTAATcactatgaaaattaaataaggaatttataaagtatttatagCAAAGTCTACTGGACACCGTAGTTGAATAAATTATGAGTGTATGTAGCTTACGAAACACTGTAATTACTTACGAATACTGGaaataagaatatttaacaacaaaaattcaAACTGATTAGCTATGTAGTTAACAAATTGATGTTCTAAAAACCCGCCAATTCTCTTACCCTCCAGTTTCGAATCCTCTTCAACCTACTAGGCGTTTTCTCCAATATTTGTAGAAACTCATGTGTTAGCTCtaaagataaaattcaaatttaaaacttaGAAGGTGCCTTTAGATTTAGAATTCTCTCAAGTGGGCAATATTAGAAAGAAAGCGCAAGAGTTCATCTACTTCACCATCACCCTCCTAATTCAACCATCAGCACATACAGAAGTAGACACAGCTCTGAACTGGTATTTTCAaagatgaatcttaaaaaaatttgttttaaataaataaaacactcctCCCACACCCCCCTGATTTTACATGCTTACTTAGAATCTCTGGAAAATTtagtcacatttaaaaaattccttccaAATAGAAAATCTCTATTACGCAAACATCATAGTAATAATTGGGATAGGCAAGATCCATCAGTAGATTCTTTAAAATCAGTGGGCAAAAgtttaaggaaaaagagaatatttGTGTAATCCCAACATACCGTCCTCAAGATATTAAttataaacagaaaatcagtaactttatgaccttaaccaagtgatcatgATTATCATTACCAGCAATGACATATCAACATAATACCCCATGATAAAATGCACAGTAGGATAAAACccacttctgtggtattcttgccaaaaacgCATAACTTCACTCTAATAAtgggaaaacatcagacaaaactCCAATTGAGGAACATTTTATAAAGTAACTGACCATTCTTCTTCAAAGTGTCAAGgacatgaaagaaaaggaaagactgaAAAATTATCACAGATTAGAAGAGATTAAAGGGGCATGCCAACTAAATGGAACATGGGATTCTAGAATAGAAAATGGGGGAAATTTGAGTAAAATCTGTAGTTAATAGTATTATACCAATGTTAACTTCTTCGTTTTGATaatcatattattattatagaagatgttaacattagagaAACTGGGTACAAGCTATAATAGTATAGAATCTGTACTACTTCACAATTTCTTTagatttaaaatcatttcaaagttaaatgaaaaaaattcctttaccTATACTCATAACTTCCTAGCAATCAACACTAGTAACATTATCAGTAAATCATCCTGgttatatttttacaatttttttcctaaaatttaggATTACAATGAGATGACCCACTTTTCCAAAGTGGTGTGGTTATGATGAATTAGTTTTTGACTCCAAAATAGTGTCATTAATAAAGTTATTGGCCACtctcaagataaataatattagtCAAATGAATTACAATGTCACGTAATATTATTAATGCCAATTTAATAGAGACTAGATTCATGCAAAAACTCGGCACCATTATATGCTCACAAGCTGTGACAACTAATTCCTGCTAAAGACTCAGGAGCTTTTCGATTCAGTCTGGATGAAAACAATCTAATGTCTGTACtaccatttcttcatctgaaaaaaaaatgaccactTTTCTACTTGGACACAGCAGTAAGTCTAGTAGACACATGCCTTTGGGTCCAAAATTAACAATAAACTGTTTTGACTCGATTTCAGAAAAAATTCAAGTTACAAAAAACACATGAAGGTTTGTtattaatcattaaaaacaaccaagccccccccccccaaaccctGTTACAGGTAGGCCAAATACAAGCCAATGTTGTTTTGGGGACAGtcattaaatgaattattttagtaAACACTGATGCTTCAGACACCGCGATAAAATTCAGATACTCTTAGTATCTTATactttgttactttatttttatggGATCACAATGTGATCCCATAAAAATGTGAGAAAAGGCTGCCACATAATACATTGAAATTTTCAATGTGTTAAGTGTCCAAGATTCCTATTCAGTGGTTCTCCAAATGAATAACGTACTGGAGCCTTTTCAGAATAGAAGCAAAGGGATATTTAGGTGCCTCCTGTTGTGTCAAAAAAAGACTTTACCTATTGATACAATTTAAGAGCAGGATAAAAGGCAGATTACTCGCTTTCTGTGAGCTTTATTTTAGCACCATATATACAAActatttttattaagtttatGCCTATTTTATCTTTATCTATTGACTGCTAAAATAAGACGGTGGCATAGGTAACCTAATTTCAAgtcacagatggaaaaaaaaaaagcccctactagttttttattttttatttttttgcggtacgtgggcctctcaccgctgtggcctctcccgccacggagcgacgcgcaggcccagcggccatgggcccacgggcccagccgctctgcggcacgcgggatcctcccggattggggcacgaacccgcgccccccacatcggcaggcggactgccaaccactgcaccaccctagttttttattttttattattattaaaaaaatttttttactggagtatagttgctttacaatgtttttttttttttgcccacatCTCgcagcatgcagaacttccctgaccagggatcgaacccgcatcccctgcaatggaagcgtagagccctaaccactggacctccagggaagcacCCCCCCCCGCCACTAGTTTTTAGAAGATGTTATTTCAACTCACTGAAGATTTCCTACCACTCTGAATAACCTTTAGAAAAACCTCTGGCAATGTAAGGAAAAGAGGATAATCATGCGGCAGTAATACAGCATGAGGTATATAATCCAGGAGAAATttttcagggaggaaaaaaaaataccaaaacaaaATCAAGAGACCTAACAAAGAGCATATTTTACCACAAGGGTAGACAAACTATCACCAGTGGGCCAAATATGACCTGCatcctgtttctgtaaataaagttttactggaacacagccactcATTTTACAGGttgcctatggctgctttccaGTTACGGTGGCAGAGTTGTCTAGGTGCATAGATAGTATAGCCCACAAACCCTAAAAtagttactatctggcccttcacagaaaagggagaagacccttAATGAAATTTCTGTCTTAAAGCATCTAAGATATTAATGGAAAACCACATTCCAAAGCCATAGGGGTCTCTCACTTTATATAACGCAAGTCATGTAAATCCAGTTTTCAAATTAGCTTCAATTTTGTAAAGGAAATTGGGGAAAGCCcacaaaaagaagcagaaaacctAACATACCAGTTTAGATTTATGCATATATTAGGTAAGAAATGTTATCTATTTCCTTTCTGAAATCTAGAGTGCCTGGTTAAAATGTCTTAATCCCCAGGAATCCCCTGCCTCTGGCCTGCTTATTTCTCTATCAGAAAAACGTCCTATCAGGAGACCTCCAAATTCCAGGTCCATGATGTACAGAACTTATACTCCCAATCTTTCCTTGTGAATTCATACTTATTAATGCAAGACAACAATGACACACTTTACCATCAGTGGAACAGAGCAAGGAATATTACCATGAAAATACCTTTAGCTCACTGCTTCACATCTTCTACAGTAAGCTAGTACCTGACTTTGTGCTTACACATTTTAAACTCAACAAAATtagtttactttattttttatttttaaaaatttatttattttatttattttttggctgcatcgggtcttcgttgctgtgcacgggcggctttctctagttgcagcgagtgggggctactctttgttgcggtgtgcgggcttctcattgcggtggcttctctcgttgcgggtcaggggctctaggcgcgtggacttcagtagttgcagcacacaggctcagtagttgtggcacacaggcttagtagttgtagcacacgggctgaGCTGCTCAgctgcatgtgggatattcccggaccagggattgaacccgtgtcccctgcactggcaggtggattctcaaccactgtgccaccagggaagccccaaattagtGTACTTTAAATTAGGTATTCCTGTATTATCAACCTGTAGCATTATAAAtcatatttctttgaaaagtcCTGAAAAGGCTTTAGATATTGAGTGCTGGTTAATATATGctcattttttcccccctttaGGCTAATGAATCCTTATTTTCATCCTGTTCATTTGATCATGttactatacttttttttaaaaaataaatttatttatttatggctgtgttgggtcttcgttgctgcacgtgggctttctctagttacggcaagcaggggctactcttcgttgcggagagcgggcttctcattgcagtggcttctcttgttgcggagcatgggctctaggcatgcgggcttcagtagttgtggctcatgggctctagtacacaggttcagcagttgtggcgcacgggcttagttgctccgcgtcatgtgggatcttcccggaccagggctcgaacctgtgtcccttgcactggcaggtgggttcttaaccactgcgccaccagggaagccctgatcatgTAACTATACTTTTAAATTCTACTGCCAAATTGTTAAAAtggaattatgtttttaaagagtctttatcttttcaaaatagatGAAATATTAATAGATGAAATGATGTCTGGGATTGGCATCAAAATAACTATGGGGGAAGGAGGATGCTGGATTGGCCAGAACTGATAACTTCAACTGAGCATCAGTATATGGGGACTGAGTATTTTTTCAAACCTATACAAAAGTAGATAGAAGTTTTAatccataataaaaagaaaaaatttaaatgtaacaaaaagatttattttctctacttACCATCTAGTAATTCCAGAGTAACTGTAGGATCCACATATTCCCACCAATGTTTTCCATCAGTTGACACGGGAATCTCCCAATTGGACCATTTGCAAGCCAAATGAATGCATACACATGCTATCACTGTTGGTTTATACTGAAGACAGAAGGTTGTAAGATGCAGACTGTTGTGGAGCAGGTTTGGAACGAAGAGTCATAGAAAttcaaatatgtaaaacaaagaaaaacatttaccaATAAGattagagcaaaaataaaattataaaggttttctttttcaagtctAGAGTATAAAaccttattttattaaattaaaagttaacATTATAACACTTTTTATGACTATGGTCATAAAAATTTGAACACTAAAAAACCTATATAGATTATGAACATGTTCACACTCTTACTTCCTAGAGTATATTATTAATACtactaatatattaatatttctaatttttttttacatctaagTTAAAAGTATTTTTACCTCTCTATAAAAGGAGAGGAAGACAGTATATTTCAACTAATTACTACATACAAGTAAAACGCTTTAAACTTTCTTTGgtggtatttttgtttcttttgtaatGTCATGgcaaaaaactaaagaaaaagcaGACGACTATAAAACTGACAAGGTAATTTCAATAACACATCATAATCAGGGATTACCATTTGATGTGGCTTAACAAACATTAATTCTTAAGTAACTCAGACAACTTAAAACCTATCTAGGTAAAACTAACTTCTTCTCAGCAAAGCCACAGAGGAAACTTACCTTTTGCTGAACAGCTTGAAGGCCCAATGTTGTTAAATACTACAAAAATACTACCTTTCTCCTTCCATGACATGCCAAAGACTGGGCATGTAGCATGTCACAGCTAGCCTCTTCTaaccaaagttttaaatttaagtgatttttttggCCTTGTTGTTCAGAATTTCTAGGGATAGAGGTTAAATCCCAGCAACATATACCTAAGAAAATATATTGGCTTTTGCCAATCCAAAGTTTTAAACAAAACTTAACAGTGTCACAAGAAATTAAGGACCACATAAAGATGGTTTGGTCCACTCCTCCCTAATGActcactttaaaaacaaatttacatcATTAATATAATCAATCTagaacaaaattaatatattagaTGTGAAAGACTTTCAAAAACTATTCTTCCAGTTCAGTTTCAGAATTGATGAAAATGTCTACTGATCAAGCACAAACCCATACCATTCTTTATATGAACTGaagagtaagtttttttttttaaagtaaaaattatactTATGCAAATCAAGGCACTAATAGGATGTGACTACTACTAATCTACTACTGGCGGGtattatctggaaaaaaaaaaccaagttatataaattttgtttattaaaaaagctttaatgattattttaaagttaagatTGGATcaatgtgaaatttttttaaattgtcatttaacTATAATTGTAAACTAGAAATAGCTTTATACTTACCAAGTTGCTCGAATTTCTACGTTAAGTTTAGCTCTTTGTAATCTTTAGCTGCTATTCAGGCTACCAATTTTAGACTTATGCACTCACAAATCGAGAATATGTCATCAGAAAGCACCACTACACTTCACATTGTGCATTTAACCCCTCTGTGCCAAAAGTCCCTTGTACAATACACCGCAAAGCAGACAGGAAGGTACCACCACAGTAGATGGTCCAGTCTCCTGCTGCAACAAGGGTAAGAGACACATTGAGGGGGCCCTGCATTAAAGGAAGCTATAGTGTGCTACAACAGTGCAACAAAGAGGGTCAGGATAACAACCTGTTGGTAGCCATGAAATAGGATGTCTGTGCCAAATCCTTGCTtgctgtaagaaaagaaaaaaaaaacgaagacAATACTATCAGCATTAACATGCTACCATCGAAAGTTCTCAACACAACAAAAACTTCAAAGATTTGTACacaaaaagtaaattttacttaCTACTTACAAATATCACAAGAGCGCCATCATTTTCTATACTACTGAAAATCTTCAACAACATTCACTCAAATGTTTCTTGCTATCCCCCAAAGATCTGAGAAACAAGCCGATTTGCTTTTAGCTAGCCAGTTACAAGGGCTAAACTTGTTACTAAGTTAAGCATCTAGTCAGCTAAAAGTTGCAATAAAGCATTctcctggatttaaaaaaaaaaaaaagaagaagaagaagaaaagattttgaaGTCTAATACAAAATACAAAGAGTTGCCTGCCAGACTTAATCCTCAGTCATCATATTTAAGTTGGTTTAAGTACttccaccaaaagaaaaaacaaaaacaaacccccaaccCCGAAACTCAGAGAGCACAAACTGCTCAGTTTTTCATCATGCTACTAAGCATCAACAGAGAATAAACAACCTAGAAACATCATAAGGATGTAGATACAGAAAACAccactgtattatttttaaattatataatccaGTTAACCATAACGTTAGAAAAGATACAAGTACTCTAGAGGGAATCAGGATGCTTCAATACTGGTCCTCAATAGAAAAGCAATTTTTAACAACTAGCTTCTTGAAATACTGAAATGGAAAACAGtgcccctctcccttcttctGCTTCTTATTCTTCCCAACAGGGATGCCTCTGCTATTAGTCTCCCCCCTTTCCCCAGTTACATTCATAATCACTGACATACCTTTCCTCTCTGCTCACCTAGGATCAGTTCACCTCAGCTCACCCCCTCTAACAGGTCTCAAATTCCTTGCCCTCTCCTATTTTTATTTGTGGCACCTGTAATTCCCCGCTGCCCCATGTGGATCATCAACATAAAGGTTTACAAAAGGGATTTGGGTTTAGCAGAGTTGTGCTAAGGAAGAGTGTCAAAGCATCAGATGTCTTGGAGGCAGTGTGACTTAAGTATGGCATTCTTtcctggtggggagggaaggagaaatcaCAGAAATGAAAGGTCCCTGTAAAATGACATCAGCCAATCCTGCAGCAAAGTAGCATAATAACTTTCTCATCTCCAGAGGTCGGGGGCAGGGGAGAACTTCAAAGAACTCAAACCTTttaccctcacccccacccacgAAAGAATcaaaacatatagaaaagtaaGTAAAAGTAAGTTTAAATTGCTATTGCAGTTTTCACCTCAGAACAAATGTAAATTCAATAACCTATTAAAAGTCATTGCAACAGAGAAGAATGTAGGGAAAATGTTCTTTTGTTAGCTGAAAGTGGTTTTaggggcaaaggaaaaaaaatataccaaacacgaaagaacattttaaaaatgcagtaagATGCAAATTATAGTTACTTGAAATGTTAGTCAGACAAAATGATGTTAAACACATATGAGAGTCATACTAAAATTTAAGAATTGGTCACATTTTaaacattaacaacaacaacaaaaaaatcagatttaaatattttgctttggATGATATATCAAATTCATagtttttgtaaatgtttaaattttactGTTCAATTTGGCAAAATAAATGGACTTTAATGTCTCTAGCTTCTCTAGATAGGATTTAAGAGAAGCTGACTCAAATTTCACAATACTAAGCTGAAAATTCAGTTTCATTTCCTactaagagtgtgtgtgtatgtatatgcacatacacGTACATATTTTTAacctatatttaatatcttcaaCATCTGTCTTTACTAATCTCAACTTAAGGCAAATTATATGGCTCTCCATTATTTAAACAAAACAGCTTACCCTTTCAAGTTTTCAGGAAAACAGAACTTCTCTCAAGCTCTGTTTCTTAATCCAGCATCTACAATAGTTATCTATACAATTCTATACTACACTGTAATACTGAGGATGAGAAAgtgctataaaatatataaccatgAAGAACAGAAACCAAAATTAACTATGTTCTAGTTTAGTTTATAAATGATAACATTTgcttttaggattaaaaaaatataaataggatTTTTATTAGTCCATTTCTTAACAATGACAACTGTGGTACCAGACAACaggtttgtctgtttttatatgtAGCCATTAGCATAGTAATAAAACCTTAACCTAGATATAAAGTGAATTCAATTTAGAATGAATAAGAGAACATTTAGGTAAACACTAGATTCAAGGCCTTCAAAAGTCTTACCCATTTTGTTTAGAATAAACCTAAACAAGTCTGGTGGTAAAGGAATGAAActgcaaaatttcattttcaaaaagaagTATCAGAAAAAGGCACACTAAAGGTTCCAAGTGGTTGCTATTAGTGTGTAACACTTCACATGGTAAACAGGAAA from Lagenorhynchus albirostris chromosome 6, mLagAlb1.1, whole genome shotgun sequence includes:
- the CCNT2 gene encoding cyclin-T2 isoform X5: MASGRGASSRWFFTREQLENTPSRRCGVEADKELSYRQQAANLIQDMGQRLNVSQLTINTAIVYMHRFYMHHSFTKFNRNGEGGGLKLNIISPTALFLAAKVEEQARKLEHVIKVAHACLHPLEPLLDTKCDAYLQQTQELVLLETIMLQTLGFEITIEHPHTDVVKCTQLVRASKDLAQTSYFMATNSLHLTTFCLQYKPTVIACVCIHLACKWSNWEIPVSTDGKHWWEYVDPTVTLELLDELTHEFLQILEKTPSRLKRIRNWRANQAAKKPKVDGQVSETPLLGSSLVQNSILVDSVTGVPTNPSFQKPSTSTFPAPVPLNSGNISVQDSHASDNLSVLATGMPSTSYGLSSHQEWPQHQESARTEQIYSQKQETSLSGSQYSINFQQGPSVSLHSGLHHRPDKISDHSNIKQDYTHKAGSSKHHGPSSATPGVIPQKMSLDKYREKRKLETLDLDARDHYIAAQVEQQHKHVQSQAASSSSVTSPIKMKIPITNAEKPEKYMADKKEKSGSLKLRIPIPPTDKSVSKEELKMKIKVSSSERHSSSDEGSGKSKHSSPHISRDHKEKHKEHPSNRHHPSSHKYSHSYSGSSSGGSKHSADGIPPAVLRSPVGLSSDGISSSSSSSRKKLHINDASHNHHSKMSKSSKSSGSSSSSSSSVKQYVSSHNSVFNHPLPPPPPVTYQVGYGHLSTLVKLDKKPVETNGPDVNHEYSTNSQHMDYKDTFDMLDSLLSAQGMNM
- the CCNT2 gene encoding cyclin-T2 isoform X2 — translated: MLWTRRLSGHGSRAQPLRSLWVFPDPGTNPCPLHQQADSQPLHHQGSPMIISPTALFLAAKVEEQARKLEHVIKVAHACLHPLEPLLDTKCDAYLQQTQELVLLETIMLQTLGFEITIEHPHTDVVKCTQLVRASKDLAQTSYFMATNSLHLTTFCLQYKPTVIACVCIHLACKWSNWEIPVSTDGKHWWEYVDPTVTLELLDELTHEFLQILEKTPSRLKRIRNWRANQAAKKPKVDGQVSETPLLGSSLVQNSILVDSVTGVPTNPSFQKPSTSTFPAPVPLNSGNISVQDSHASDNLSVLATGMPSTSYGLSSHQEWPQHQESARTEQIYSQKQETSLSGSQYSINFQQGPSVSLHSGLHHRPDKISDHSNIKQDYTHKAGSSKHHGPSSATPGVIPQKMSLDKYREKRKLETLDLDARDHYIAAQVEQQHKHVQSQAASSSSVTSPIKMKIPITNAEKPEKYMADKKEKSGSLKLRIPIPPTDKSVSKEELKMKIKVSSSERHSSSDEGSGKSKHSSPHISRDHKEKHKEHPSNRHHPSSHKYSHSYSGSSSGGSKHSADGIPPAVLRSPVGLSSDGISSSSSSSRKKLHINDASHNHHSKMSKSSKSSGSSSSSSSSVKQYVSSHNSVFNHPLPPPPPVTYQVGYGHLSTLVKLDKKPVETNGPDVNHEYSTNSQHMDYKDTFDMLDSLLSAQGMNM
- the CCNT2 gene encoding cyclin-T2 isoform X4; this encodes MKYPRAYLQQTQELVLLETIMLQTLGFEITIEHPHTDVVKCTQLVRASKDLAQTSYFMATNSLHLTTFCLQYKPTVIACVCIHLACKWSNWEIPVSTDGKHWWEYVDPTVTLELLDELTHEFLQILEKTPSRLKRIRNWRANQAAKKPKVDGQVSETPLLGSSLVQNSILVDSVTGVPTNPSFQKPSTSTFPAPVPLNSGNISVQDSHASDNLSVLATGMPSTSYGLSSHQEWPQHQESARTEQIYSQKQETSLSGSQYSINFQQGPSVSLHSGLHHRPDKISDHSNIKQDYTHKAGSSKHHGPSSATPGVIPQKMSLDKYREKRKLETLDLDARDHYIAAQVEQQHKHVQSQAASSSSVTSPIKMKIPITNAEKPEKYMADKKEKSGSLKLRIPIPPTDKSVSKEELKMKIKVSSSERHSSSDEGSGKSKHSSPHISRDHKEKHKEHPSNRHHPSSHKYSHSYSGSSSGGSKHSADGIPPAVLRSPVGLSSDGISSSSSSSRKKLHINDASHNHHSKMSKSSKSSGSSSSSSSSVKQYVSSHNSVFNHPLPPPPPVTYQVGYGHLSTLVKLDKKPVETNGPDVNHEYSTNSQHMDYKDTFDMLDSLLSAQGMNM